aaaaaaaaaaaaggaaaaaaagtagTGGGTGATTAATTCATACGTGATCACCAGCATTCCTAATATTTTCATACACTTAagataattttaatttcttttgtcatTTTAAAAGTGCAAGGATCACTTCCTCAGTCGTAGATAAATATAATCCAACGCTCATTATTTGCTTAATATTTAATCCTTactcaaatcatctatcctctaTATAAAATATAACTGCTCCAATTATTACGTGTATCTATTCCCACTTAACTTATATAGTTAACTTTCAATGTTACATACTCTCCACTTTATTCTtcactagcgggccaggcaggcgcgttccgcgcctgcctgtgtctaacttatgtacccaaaaaaaaagatacgccttatgttatggtgagtttgttaataaaagatttttgttgctactaaaaaaaagcaagggtaatgttggtattatgaaaattctaccccaaaactcatgtattctttttatatattatatagtatagaatagatatagatgaaaaaaccataaaaaaaaaagagaggaagttaagggtatagaatagatatagatgaaaaaaccataaaaaaaaaagaggaagttaagggcaattatggaataattaaaaaaccataaaggaagttaagggcaaaatggaccaaaaaaaatccagcccaaactcccttatcccctttatatattgttatagatgtaAATTAGTTCCTAAAAGAGTTACAACTAAAAATATGCTTTCTTCTTTtatcaaggaaaaaaaaatactttcttcttcttgttttggtctgtattttcttcttctttttatatCTAATAAATATTAGGGAGCATATCTCTATTTTATGAAGACAAACCATGGGAAGAAAAGTGTTGTGGGAGTAGAGAAGATCAAGACAATAAGATGATAGTATTTGAAAGAAGCTATTGAAgggaaaaaagagaaagactatACAATAAGtcaatatcaaatatatttgaaggctatgaaatttcatcttaaaaGCATTCCACaatattactaaaaaaaaagtgatgagaacaaaaaaaattataaatataatttaacatAGAGTATTTATTATTGAgagatttaaattttttgaaccGGTTGTTGAGATTGAACATTCCTTCTTAGAAATTTCAATTATTGTATgagatattaaattaataaatacattttaaaaaataatgaaaaaaataaaataagaactttgatgagaaaaacaaaattttatgatagcaattttgattgttgatacaaGAATATTTTACAACGACTTTGATCGTTGTGATAACTAAGATAAGACAACAACTTACATGGTTGTTATAAGTAGGCTATGACAGCGATAAAACACTACAAACGGCAGGGACAATAGTTGTTGCAAAAATATTAGCAATGGCGGCAACTTTAAATGTTGTTGCAAAACTTTTCGCAACAGCACTTATCCCAACGACATGCAGCGACTTATTTTTCATTGGAAAAAGTAACTTTGCCAacaactttaaattttttataacgACAAAAATCGTTGCAAAATATCTTTTTAAAGTCGATTTTGAGAAGGCTTATGATTCGGTTGATTGGGGTTATTTGGATGATGTTATGGGGAGAATGGGTTTTCCAACCCTTTGGAGGAAGTGGATTAAAGAATGTGTGTGTAAGACAACTGCTTCGGTTTTGGTTAACGGTAGTGTGACTGATGAGTTTCCTTTTGAGAGGGGTTTAAGGCAGGGTGATCCGTTatctcctttcctttttctaCTGCTGCAGAGGGCTTACATGTGTTGATGGAAGCCATGGTGGAGCGCAATATGTTTACGGGGTACAGTGTGGGTGAGCTTGCACAAGTGTCGGTGTCGCATCTTCAGTTTGTTGATGATACGTTGTTGATGGAGACTAAGAGTTGGGCGAATGTCCGGGCTCTGCGGGATGTCCTTGTGTTGTTCGAGTCTATGTATGGTTTGCGAGTGAATTTTCACAAAAGCATGCCGGTTGGGGTTAACATCCCTGACTCTTGGTTAGGTGAGGCGGCGTCAGCTCTGTGCTGTAAAGTAGGGAAGATCTCTTTCCTTTATTTGGGTCTTCCTattgggggtgatccgaggCGTTTATGTTTTTGGGAACCGGTTTTGGATCGTCTAAAGAATCTCTTATCGGGTTGGAGGAGTTGATTCCTCTCTATTGGTGGTCGTTTAGTTTTGCTTAAATCTGTGTTGACCTCTTTGCCTATCtatgctctttctttctttaaagttccctcaggtactatctcttctattgaatctattttgattaaattttttttggggggaAGTGAGGATCTTAGGAAAGTGTCTTGGATTAATTGGAATACTATTTGCTTGCGTAAGGAGTATGGGGGTTTGGGGGTTAGGCAGTTGAGGGAGTTCAACTTGGCCCTGTTGggtaagtggtgttggaggttgTTAGTGGATAGAGAGGGTTTATGGTTCCGAGTGTTGGCAGGATGTTACGGGGTTGAGAGAGGTAGGTTGTGTGAGGGTGGAGCGCGTGGGTCGACATGGTGGAGGGAGTTAGCGCGCATTCGGGATGGTGGAGGTGAGGCAGGGAGAGGGTGGTTTAGAGAGTATGTTTCGAGACAGGTGGGGGATGGATCAGACACTTTTTTCTGGACTGACCCCTGGGTGGATGGTACTTCGTTGCGGGAGCGGTACGGGCGGTTGTTTGATCTGGCAGAAAACAAATCGGCTTCAGTGTCTGAGATGTTTATGCGTGGGTGGGGGGCAGGAGGGGAGGCGTGGGAGTGGAGGCGTCAGTTGAGGGCGTGAGAGGAGtagatgttgggggagtgtcaggcTTTTCTACTCACCATCTCTTTGCAGGATCATGTttcagataggtggcagtggcgggCTGACTTGGATGACGGTTACACGGTTCGTGGTGCTTATCAGCTTCTGACGACCCAGGATGCCGTTACTTTGGATGCTGTGTCAGGTCTTATCTGGCAccgtcaggttcctttgaaggtttccatttgTGCCTGGCGACTCTTGcgggacaggttacctaccaaagcaaacctggttactcgaggGATTTTATCTACGGAGGCTCATCTTTGTGTTTCTGGTTGTGGAGAGGTTGAGTCGACTCAGCACTTGTTCCTCTCTTGCAGCTCTTTTGGCTCCCTTTGGTCTCTTGTCAGCTCCTGGATT
This portion of the Trifolium pratense cultivar HEN17-A07 linkage group LG3, ARS_RC_1.1, whole genome shotgun sequence genome encodes:
- the LOC123914906 gene encoding uncharacterized protein LOC123914906; the encoded protein is MAATLNVVAKLFATALIPTTCSDLFFIGKSNFANNFKFFITTKIVAKYLFKVDFEKAYDSVDWGYLDDVMGRMGFPTLWRKWIKECVCKTTASVLVNEGLHVLMEAMVERNMFTGYSVGELAQVSVSHLQFVDDTLLMETKSWANVRALRDVLVLFESMYGLRVNFHKSMPVGVNIPDSWLGEAASALCCKVGKISFLYLGLPIGGDPRRLCFWEPVLDRLKNLLSGWRS
- the LOC123914907 gene encoding uncharacterized protein LOC123914907; this translates as MVEVRQGEGGLESMFRDRWGMDQTLFSGLTPGWMDHVSDRWQWRADLDDGYTVRGAYQLLTTQDAVTLDAVSGLIWHRQVPLKVSICAWRLLRDRLPTKANLVTRGILSTEAHLCVSGCGEVESTQHLFLSCSSFGSLWSLVSSWIGSSVVTAQTLSEHFVQFTDSACGSRARRSFMQLIWLACV